The following are encoded together in the Oreochromis niloticus isolate F11D_XX linkage group LG12, O_niloticus_UMD_NMBU, whole genome shotgun sequence genome:
- the si:ch211-102c2.8 gene encoding trichohyalin isoform X2: MAASISRQSTLPAAATAVLVRTVETSSASIESARLLKDMAERNNNGTERHAEHPQKLLYTDLNDNSSVFGFDHCDRLLDAMDAQLEQLQVLPQKCELDCSSAAPLGWSQSLSKDTGLGSTSEQNDTPMSCLDLMNASTVQQRYENTEGCSKDPVTDDETEKRLDRRHKEEIESCREQVIWRLERLLGGTCKEGVLAEETGPPSDSICTEDFATRFREEMVELTFIDGSMQMLDKAEVTGNTNISDSDTYQSKQHEQHVYDVERRGSEMTGESSDDTLTPQHSLTNQPGQNKKSCVSHSAGANISHAGVKAGALETCRLPQPEDDSSGTSFHGTEVLKDPENVNSSCSPKTRCLAGVPVLSFDTVSIDSDLDTVCMEQVRQHIHKWPGWRSLIRSVTEINGQCSNQTDITTQEESESRSTSVQRSPYGPVRNSQSNRRTAYRPASYFSDPDEEMSCWSRKSRPERKLDKMQSEWVKMTGRLSDLQQKCEEEEETLWFKRAQIKDVEVCLSELRQKRKHALQELERLTTETAQMEEEKRTLQSVQRDSRAERKSVGHGSWQLQKMLRQKESCLLQHRDTQEDFTAQRLCKQTPKDGSCCKTNNVMMSVLEQEEMERQLDNAKTELFAEQRRAREKLESMQEKLEETCEELQRATEAETSLRNRCACLEEKQMQKKGQIQALEARVSGLQGEVGEHKIRVVTLEKMLAHKELQLLDFQEQCSALQAERDGLKVEQQHLRMQHHKALKQVEEHAHSIMLKEEEFIKLQKSLQQQKEEVKKHEEELRVEASEKVYKAVKEERRKWEAEKMEALQVQRGILEEQNEKLLESLRSEMQKEKSKALALQHQVMELKTKLQELEKENCTQLAAICKSLKEEHQAELQMAQSQRTVLQLEKDVQLAVKDADRLRVMLEERESSHNQITAEMEQQHQHWTEQLAAECQHLSLLVEQSGAKQSAGKLPPSFTVAEAFMNLKTLREQLKDFISQLHQELDSQKQANEQLRKEKEQELSIQRQQLRLERDQALNFLKEQLIQEHIEELSSLKWVHLSDGGVQGGGVAACLCKQLKAKDSELRQVQRSMAEWKGQTAARLARKFEEELTAELERKAPRPQDVRQREPERPEEEMFSFKEYQKSLSSPSLQALNSHHSSSDMASFKLIRYLQSKVKQLRAENQAYGWSSPPPDLSGSYLGTIPQSTDTDGS, encoded by the exons ATGGCAGCCTCAATTTCCCGTCAATCAACTCTCCCggcagcagcaacagctgtgCTAGTCAGAACCGTGGAGACAAGTTCGGCATCGATTGAAAGCGCCCGTCTTCTTAAA GACATGGCTGAGAGGAACAATAACGGAACAGAAAGACATGCAGAACATCCCCAGAAACTTCTTTATACTG ATCTTAACGACAATAGCAGTGTGTTTGGATTTGACCATTGCGATCGCCTCTTGGATGCAATGGATGCTCAGCTTGAGCAGTTGCAG GTCCTGCCCCAGAAATGTGAGCTTGATTGCAGCAGTGCAG CTCCTCTTGGTTGGAGTCAGTCTCTGAGCAAAGATACAGGCCTGGGAAGTACAAGTGAACAAAATGACACCCCCATGTCTTGTCTAGATTTGATGAACGCTTCAACAGTGCAGCAAAGATAtg AAAATACAGAGGGCTGCTCGAAAGATCCTGTAACTGATGATGAAACTGAAAAGAGGTTAGACAGGAGGCACAAAGAGGAAATCGAGTCTTGTAGAGAGCAGGTCATCTGGAGGCTGGAGAGGCTACTTGGAGGCACCTGCAAGGAAGGAGTGCTGGCCGAAGAAACTGGCCCTCCTTCAGACAGTATCTGCACCGAGGACTTTGCTACACGCTTCAGAGAGGAGATGGTAGAACTGACTTTTATAGATGGCAGTATGCAAATGTTGGATAAAGCAGAAGTGACTGGGAATACAAACATCTCTGACAGCGACACTTACCAAAGTAAACAACATGAACAACATGTTTATGATGTTGAAAGAAGAGGTTCAGAAATGACTGGGGAAAGCAGCGATGACACACTCACTCCTCAGCATTCCCTGACAAACCAACCAGGTCAAAACAAAAAGAGCTGTGTTTCTCATAGCGCTGGAGCAAATATATCACATGCTGGTGTGAAAGCAGGAGCTTTAGAGACATGCAGATTACCACAGCCTGAGGATGACAGCAGTGGTACAA GCTTCCACGGGACAGAGGTTTTAAAAGaccctgaaaatgtcaacagcagctgttctccTAAGACCAGGTGCTTGGCAG GAGTACCTGTGCTGAGCTTTGACACCGTGTCCATTGACAGCGACCTTGATACAGTCTGCATGGAGCAAGTCAGGCAGCACATTCACAAGTGGCCCG GATGGCGCTCTCTCATTCGGTCTGTCACAGAAATTAATGGCCAGTGTAGCAACCAGACTGACATAACAACACAAGAAGAAAGTGAATCTCGGTCTACATCAG TACAGAGATCCCCATATGGACCTGTTCGTAACTCTCAAAGTAACAGGAGAACAGCATAcag ACCTGCGAGTTATTTTAGTGACCCAGATGAAGAAATGAGCTGCTGGAGCAGGAAGTCCAGGCCTgagaggaaactggacaagatGCAGTCTGAATGGGTCAAGATGACTGGCCGACTCTCCGACCTCCAACAA AaatgtgaggaagaggaggagacgCTGTGGTTTAAGAGGGCTCAGATAAAAGATGTTGAGGTCTGCCTCTCTGAACTTAGACAGAAAAGGAAG CATGCCTTGCAGGAGTTAGAGCGACTGACTACAGAGACGGCacagatggaggaggagaagaggactTTGCAGTCTGTTCAGAGAGacagcagagcagagaggaagTCTGTTGG GCATGGTAGCTGGCAGCTACAGAAGATGCTGAGGCAGAAAGAATCATGTCTTCTCCAGCACAGAGACACCCAGGAAGATTTTACAGCTCAGCGTCTGTGTAAACAGACTCCAAAGGATGGATCCTGctgcaaaaca AACAATGTCATGATGTCGGTGCTGGAGCAGGAAGAAATGGAAAGACAGCTGGATAATGCCAAAACAGAACTGTTTGCTGAGCAGCGACGTGCAAGAGAAAAGCTGGAGTCCATGCAAGAG AAATTGGAGGAGACTTGTGAAGAGCTCCAAAGGGCCACAGAAGCAGAGACGTCACTGAGAAACAGATGTGCTTGTTTGGAAGAAAAACAGATGCAGAAAAAGGGGCAGATTCag GCACTAGAGGCTCGAGTGAGTGGGCTGCAGGGTGAGGTGGGAGAACATAAGATCAGGGTGGTAACTCTGGAGAAAATGTTGGCCCACAAAGAGCTGCAGCTCCTAGATTTCCAGGAGCAATGTAGTGCCTTACAAGCAGAACGAGATGGACTGAAGGTGGAGCAACAGCACTTGAGAATGCAGCACCACAAAGCCCTGAAGCAAGTTGAAGAGCACGCCCACAGTATAATG ctaaaagaagaagaattcaTTAAGCTACAGAAATCTCTGCAACAGCAGAAGGAAGAGGTAAAGAAACATGAAGAGGAGTTGCGTGTAGAAGCATCGGAAAAG GTGTACAAAGCAgtgaaggaggagaggaggaagtgGGAGGCAGAAAAAATGGAAGCTCTGCAGGTGCAGCGTGGGATACTGGAAGAGCAGAATGAAAAGCTCCTGGAAAGTTTGAGGAGCGAAATGCAGAAAGAGAAGAGTAAAGCATTAGCTCTTCAACATCAGGTCATGGAACTAAAAACA AAACTGCAGGAGCTGGAAAAGGAAAACTGTACACAGTTGGCTGCAATTTGCAAGTCACTGAAAGAGGAGCACCAGGCTGAGCTACAGATGGCGCAG AGTCAGAGGACAGTTCTGCAGCTCGAGAAGGATGTCCAGCTGGCAGTTAAAGATGCAGACAGGCTCCGGGTGATGCTAGAAGAAAGGGAGAGCAGCCATAACCAAATCACAGCTGAGATGGAGCAGCAACACCAACACTGGACTGAGCAGCTAGCAGCAGAGTGCCAGCATCTCAGCCTGTTAGTGGAGCAAAGTGGAGCCAAACAAAGTGCTGGAAAACTACCTCCCAG TTTCACAGTAGCCGAGGCTTTTATGAACCTAAAAACACTACGAGAGCAGCTGAAGGATTTTATTAGCCAACTGCACCAAGAGCTAGACTCACAGAAACAAGCCAACGAGCAgctgagaaaagaaaag GAGCAAGAACTGAGCATCCAGAGGCAACAGCTGAGGCTGGAGAGAGATCAAGCTTTGAATTTTTTAAAGGAACAACTCATTCAG GAACACATTGAGGAGTTGAGCAGCTTAAAATGGGTTCACCTGAGTGATGGAGGAGTTCAAGGTGGAGGAGTGGCAGCATGTCTCTGCAAGCAGCTGAAGGCCAAAGACTCTGAGCTCAGGCAGGTTCAAAGGAGCATGGCTGAGTGGAAGGGACAGACCGCAGCTCGCCTGGCACGCAAGTTTGAAGAAGAGTTGACGGCTGAACTGGAAAG GAAGGCACCAAGACCACAAGATGTTAGGCAGAGGGAGCCTGAAAGACCTGAggaagaaatg TTTTCTTTTAAGGAATACCAGAAATCTCTCAgctctccctccctccaagCTCTGAACTCCCATCACAGCTCCTCAGACATGGCTTCCTTTAAGCTTATACGTTACCTCCAGAGCAAAGTGAAGCAGCTCCGTGCTGAAAATCAGGCCTACGGGTGGAGCTCACCTCCTCCCGATTTATCAGGATCCTATCTTGGAACG ATCCCTCAGAGTACAGACACAGATGGGAGTTAA
- the si:ch211-102c2.8 gene encoding trichohyalin isoform X3: MAASISRQSTLPAAATAVLVRTVETSSASIESARLLKDMAERNNNGTERHAEHPQKLLYTDLNDNSSVFGFDHCDRLLDAMDAQLEQLQVLPQKCELDCSSAAPLGWSQSLSKDTGLGSTSEQNDTPMSCLDLMNASTVQQRYENTEGCSKDPVTDDETEKRLDRRHKEEIESCREQVIWRLERLLGGTCKEGVLAEETGPPSDSICTEDFATRFREEMVELTFIDGSMQMLDKAEVTGNTNISDSDTYQSKQHEQHVYDVERRGSEMTGESSDDTLTPQHSLTNQPGQNKKSCVSHSAGANISHAGVKAGALETCRLPQPEDDSSGTSFHGTEVLKDPENVNSSCSPKTRCLAGVPVLSFDTVSIDSDLDTVCMEQVRQHIHKWPGWRSLIRSVTEINGQCSNQTDITTQEESESRSTSVQRSPYGPVRNSQSNRRTAYRPASYFSDPDEEMSCWSRKSRPERKLDKMQSEWVKMTGRLSDLQQKCEEEEETLWFKRAQIKDVEVCLSELRQKRKHALQELERLTTETAQMEEEKRTLQSVQRDSRAERKSVGHGSWQLQKMLRQKESCLLQHRDTQEDFTAQRLCKQTPKDGSCCKTNNVMMSVLEQEEMERQLDNAKTELFAEQRRAREKLESMQEQKLEETCEELQRATEAETSLRNRCACLEEKQMQKKGQIQALEARVSGLQGEVGEHKIRVVTLEKMLAHKELQLLDFQEQCSALQAERDGLKVEQQHLRMQHHKALKQVEEHAHSIMLKEEEFIKLQKSLQQQKEEVKKHEEELRVEASEKVYKAVKEERRKWEAEKMEALQVQRGILEEQNEKLLESLRSEMQKEKSKALALQHQVMELKTELEKENCTQLAAICKSLKEEHQAELQMAQSQRTVLQLEKDVQLAVKDADRLRVMLEERESSHNQITAEMEQQHQHWTEQLAAECQHLSLLVEQSGAKQSAGKLPPSFTVAEAFMNLKTLREQLKDFISQLHQELDSQKQANEQLRKEKEQELSIQRQQLRLERDQALNFLKEQLIQEHIEELSSLKWVHLSDGGVQGGGVAACLCKQLKAKDSELRQVQRSMAEWKGQTAARLARKFEEELTAELERKAPRPQDVRQREPERPEEEMFSFKEYQKSLSSPSLQALNSHHSSSDMASFKLIRYLQSKVKQLRAENQAYGWSSPPPDLSGSYLGTIPQSTDTDGS; this comes from the exons ATGGCAGCCTCAATTTCCCGTCAATCAACTCTCCCggcagcagcaacagctgtgCTAGTCAGAACCGTGGAGACAAGTTCGGCATCGATTGAAAGCGCCCGTCTTCTTAAA GACATGGCTGAGAGGAACAATAACGGAACAGAAAGACATGCAGAACATCCCCAGAAACTTCTTTATACTG ATCTTAACGACAATAGCAGTGTGTTTGGATTTGACCATTGCGATCGCCTCTTGGATGCAATGGATGCTCAGCTTGAGCAGTTGCAG GTCCTGCCCCAGAAATGTGAGCTTGATTGCAGCAGTGCAG CTCCTCTTGGTTGGAGTCAGTCTCTGAGCAAAGATACAGGCCTGGGAAGTACAAGTGAACAAAATGACACCCCCATGTCTTGTCTAGATTTGATGAACGCTTCAACAGTGCAGCAAAGATAtg AAAATACAGAGGGCTGCTCGAAAGATCCTGTAACTGATGATGAAACTGAAAAGAGGTTAGACAGGAGGCACAAAGAGGAAATCGAGTCTTGTAGAGAGCAGGTCATCTGGAGGCTGGAGAGGCTACTTGGAGGCACCTGCAAGGAAGGAGTGCTGGCCGAAGAAACTGGCCCTCCTTCAGACAGTATCTGCACCGAGGACTTTGCTACACGCTTCAGAGAGGAGATGGTAGAACTGACTTTTATAGATGGCAGTATGCAAATGTTGGATAAAGCAGAAGTGACTGGGAATACAAACATCTCTGACAGCGACACTTACCAAAGTAAACAACATGAACAACATGTTTATGATGTTGAAAGAAGAGGTTCAGAAATGACTGGGGAAAGCAGCGATGACACACTCACTCCTCAGCATTCCCTGACAAACCAACCAGGTCAAAACAAAAAGAGCTGTGTTTCTCATAGCGCTGGAGCAAATATATCACATGCTGGTGTGAAAGCAGGAGCTTTAGAGACATGCAGATTACCACAGCCTGAGGATGACAGCAGTGGTACAA GCTTCCACGGGACAGAGGTTTTAAAAGaccctgaaaatgtcaacagcagctgttctccTAAGACCAGGTGCTTGGCAG GAGTACCTGTGCTGAGCTTTGACACCGTGTCCATTGACAGCGACCTTGATACAGTCTGCATGGAGCAAGTCAGGCAGCACATTCACAAGTGGCCCG GATGGCGCTCTCTCATTCGGTCTGTCACAGAAATTAATGGCCAGTGTAGCAACCAGACTGACATAACAACACAAGAAGAAAGTGAATCTCGGTCTACATCAG TACAGAGATCCCCATATGGACCTGTTCGTAACTCTCAAAGTAACAGGAGAACAGCATAcag ACCTGCGAGTTATTTTAGTGACCCAGATGAAGAAATGAGCTGCTGGAGCAGGAAGTCCAGGCCTgagaggaaactggacaagatGCAGTCTGAATGGGTCAAGATGACTGGCCGACTCTCCGACCTCCAACAA AaatgtgaggaagaggaggagacgCTGTGGTTTAAGAGGGCTCAGATAAAAGATGTTGAGGTCTGCCTCTCTGAACTTAGACAGAAAAGGAAG CATGCCTTGCAGGAGTTAGAGCGACTGACTACAGAGACGGCacagatggaggaggagaagaggactTTGCAGTCTGTTCAGAGAGacagcagagcagagaggaagTCTGTTGG GCATGGTAGCTGGCAGCTACAGAAGATGCTGAGGCAGAAAGAATCATGTCTTCTCCAGCACAGAGACACCCAGGAAGATTTTACAGCTCAGCGTCTGTGTAAACAGACTCCAAAGGATGGATCCTGctgcaaaaca AACAATGTCATGATGTCGGTGCTGGAGCAGGAAGAAATGGAAAGACAGCTGGATAATGCCAAAACAGAACTGTTTGCTGAGCAGCGACGTGCAAGAGAAAAGCTGGAGTCCATGCAAGAG CAGAAATTGGAGGAGACTTGTGAAGAGCTCCAAAGGGCCACAGAAGCAGAGACGTCACTGAGAAACAGATGTGCTTGTTTGGAAGAAAAACAGATGCAGAAAAAGGGGCAGATTCag GCACTAGAGGCTCGAGTGAGTGGGCTGCAGGGTGAGGTGGGAGAACATAAGATCAGGGTGGTAACTCTGGAGAAAATGTTGGCCCACAAAGAGCTGCAGCTCCTAGATTTCCAGGAGCAATGTAGTGCCTTACAAGCAGAACGAGATGGACTGAAGGTGGAGCAACAGCACTTGAGAATGCAGCACCACAAAGCCCTGAAGCAAGTTGAAGAGCACGCCCACAGTATAATG ctaaaagaagaagaattcaTTAAGCTACAGAAATCTCTGCAACAGCAGAAGGAAGAGGTAAAGAAACATGAAGAGGAGTTGCGTGTAGAAGCATCGGAAAAG GTGTACAAAGCAgtgaaggaggagaggaggaagtgGGAGGCAGAAAAAATGGAAGCTCTGCAGGTGCAGCGTGGGATACTGGAAGAGCAGAATGAAAAGCTCCTGGAAAGTTTGAGGAGCGAAATGCAGAAAGAGAAGAGTAAAGCATTAGCTCTTCAACATCAGGTCATGGAACTAAAAACA GAGCTGGAAAAGGAAAACTGTACACAGTTGGCTGCAATTTGCAAGTCACTGAAAGAGGAGCACCAGGCTGAGCTACAGATGGCGCAG AGTCAGAGGACAGTTCTGCAGCTCGAGAAGGATGTCCAGCTGGCAGTTAAAGATGCAGACAGGCTCCGGGTGATGCTAGAAGAAAGGGAGAGCAGCCATAACCAAATCACAGCTGAGATGGAGCAGCAACACCAACACTGGACTGAGCAGCTAGCAGCAGAGTGCCAGCATCTCAGCCTGTTAGTGGAGCAAAGTGGAGCCAAACAAAGTGCTGGAAAACTACCTCCCAG TTTCACAGTAGCCGAGGCTTTTATGAACCTAAAAACACTACGAGAGCAGCTGAAGGATTTTATTAGCCAACTGCACCAAGAGCTAGACTCACAGAAACAAGCCAACGAGCAgctgagaaaagaaaag GAGCAAGAACTGAGCATCCAGAGGCAACAGCTGAGGCTGGAGAGAGATCAAGCTTTGAATTTTTTAAAGGAACAACTCATTCAG GAACACATTGAGGAGTTGAGCAGCTTAAAATGGGTTCACCTGAGTGATGGAGGAGTTCAAGGTGGAGGAGTGGCAGCATGTCTCTGCAAGCAGCTGAAGGCCAAAGACTCTGAGCTCAGGCAGGTTCAAAGGAGCATGGCTGAGTGGAAGGGACAGACCGCAGCTCGCCTGGCACGCAAGTTTGAAGAAGAGTTGACGGCTGAACTGGAAAG GAAGGCACCAAGACCACAAGATGTTAGGCAGAGGGAGCCTGAAAGACCTGAggaagaaatg TTTTCTTTTAAGGAATACCAGAAATCTCTCAgctctccctccctccaagCTCTGAACTCCCATCACAGCTCCTCAGACATGGCTTCCTTTAAGCTTATACGTTACCTCCAGAGCAAAGTGAAGCAGCTCCGTGCTGAAAATCAGGCCTACGGGTGGAGCTCACCTCCTCCCGATTTATCAGGATCCTATCTTGGAACG ATCCCTCAGAGTACAGACACAGATGGGAGTTAA
- the si:ch211-102c2.8 gene encoding trichohyalin isoform X1 — protein sequence MAASISRQSTLPAAATAVLVRTVETSSASIESARLLKDMAERNNNGTERHAEHPQKLLYTDLNDNSSVFGFDHCDRLLDAMDAQLEQLQVLPQKCELDCSSAAPLGWSQSLSKDTGLGSTSEQNDTPMSCLDLMNASTVQQRYENTEGCSKDPVTDDETEKRLDRRHKEEIESCREQVIWRLERLLGGTCKEGVLAEETGPPSDSICTEDFATRFREEMVELTFIDGSMQMLDKAEVTGNTNISDSDTYQSKQHEQHVYDVERRGSEMTGESSDDTLTPQHSLTNQPGQNKKSCVSHSAGANISHAGVKAGALETCRLPQPEDDSSGTSFHGTEVLKDPENVNSSCSPKTRCLAGVPVLSFDTVSIDSDLDTVCMEQVRQHIHKWPGWRSLIRSVTEINGQCSNQTDITTQEESESRSTSVQRSPYGPVRNSQSNRRTAYRPASYFSDPDEEMSCWSRKSRPERKLDKMQSEWVKMTGRLSDLQQKCEEEEETLWFKRAQIKDVEVCLSELRQKRKHALQELERLTTETAQMEEEKRTLQSVQRDSRAERKSVGHGSWQLQKMLRQKESCLLQHRDTQEDFTAQRLCKQTPKDGSCCKTNNVMMSVLEQEEMERQLDNAKTELFAEQRRAREKLESMQEQKLEETCEELQRATEAETSLRNRCACLEEKQMQKKGQIQALEARVSGLQGEVGEHKIRVVTLEKMLAHKELQLLDFQEQCSALQAERDGLKVEQQHLRMQHHKALKQVEEHAHSIMLKEEEFIKLQKSLQQQKEEVKKHEEELRVEASEKVYKAVKEERRKWEAEKMEALQVQRGILEEQNEKLLESLRSEMQKEKSKALALQHQVMELKTKLQELEKENCTQLAAICKSLKEEHQAELQMAQSQRTVLQLEKDVQLAVKDADRLRVMLEERESSHNQITAEMEQQHQHWTEQLAAECQHLSLLVEQSGAKQSAGKLPPSFTVAEAFMNLKTLREQLKDFISQLHQELDSQKQANEQLRKEKEQELSIQRQQLRLERDQALNFLKEQLIQEHIEELSSLKWVHLSDGGVQGGGVAACLCKQLKAKDSELRQVQRSMAEWKGQTAARLARKFEEELTAELERKAPRPQDVRQREPERPEEEMFSFKEYQKSLSSPSLQALNSHHSSSDMASFKLIRYLQSKVKQLRAENQAYGWSSPPPDLSGSYLGTIPQSTDTDGS from the exons ATGGCAGCCTCAATTTCCCGTCAATCAACTCTCCCggcagcagcaacagctgtgCTAGTCAGAACCGTGGAGACAAGTTCGGCATCGATTGAAAGCGCCCGTCTTCTTAAA GACATGGCTGAGAGGAACAATAACGGAACAGAAAGACATGCAGAACATCCCCAGAAACTTCTTTATACTG ATCTTAACGACAATAGCAGTGTGTTTGGATTTGACCATTGCGATCGCCTCTTGGATGCAATGGATGCTCAGCTTGAGCAGTTGCAG GTCCTGCCCCAGAAATGTGAGCTTGATTGCAGCAGTGCAG CTCCTCTTGGTTGGAGTCAGTCTCTGAGCAAAGATACAGGCCTGGGAAGTACAAGTGAACAAAATGACACCCCCATGTCTTGTCTAGATTTGATGAACGCTTCAACAGTGCAGCAAAGATAtg AAAATACAGAGGGCTGCTCGAAAGATCCTGTAACTGATGATGAAACTGAAAAGAGGTTAGACAGGAGGCACAAAGAGGAAATCGAGTCTTGTAGAGAGCAGGTCATCTGGAGGCTGGAGAGGCTACTTGGAGGCACCTGCAAGGAAGGAGTGCTGGCCGAAGAAACTGGCCCTCCTTCAGACAGTATCTGCACCGAGGACTTTGCTACACGCTTCAGAGAGGAGATGGTAGAACTGACTTTTATAGATGGCAGTATGCAAATGTTGGATAAAGCAGAAGTGACTGGGAATACAAACATCTCTGACAGCGACACTTACCAAAGTAAACAACATGAACAACATGTTTATGATGTTGAAAGAAGAGGTTCAGAAATGACTGGGGAAAGCAGCGATGACACACTCACTCCTCAGCATTCCCTGACAAACCAACCAGGTCAAAACAAAAAGAGCTGTGTTTCTCATAGCGCTGGAGCAAATATATCACATGCTGGTGTGAAAGCAGGAGCTTTAGAGACATGCAGATTACCACAGCCTGAGGATGACAGCAGTGGTACAA GCTTCCACGGGACAGAGGTTTTAAAAGaccctgaaaatgtcaacagcagctgttctccTAAGACCAGGTGCTTGGCAG GAGTACCTGTGCTGAGCTTTGACACCGTGTCCATTGACAGCGACCTTGATACAGTCTGCATGGAGCAAGTCAGGCAGCACATTCACAAGTGGCCCG GATGGCGCTCTCTCATTCGGTCTGTCACAGAAATTAATGGCCAGTGTAGCAACCAGACTGACATAACAACACAAGAAGAAAGTGAATCTCGGTCTACATCAG TACAGAGATCCCCATATGGACCTGTTCGTAACTCTCAAAGTAACAGGAGAACAGCATAcag ACCTGCGAGTTATTTTAGTGACCCAGATGAAGAAATGAGCTGCTGGAGCAGGAAGTCCAGGCCTgagaggaaactggacaagatGCAGTCTGAATGGGTCAAGATGACTGGCCGACTCTCCGACCTCCAACAA AaatgtgaggaagaggaggagacgCTGTGGTTTAAGAGGGCTCAGATAAAAGATGTTGAGGTCTGCCTCTCTGAACTTAGACAGAAAAGGAAG CATGCCTTGCAGGAGTTAGAGCGACTGACTACAGAGACGGCacagatggaggaggagaagaggactTTGCAGTCTGTTCAGAGAGacagcagagcagagaggaagTCTGTTGG GCATGGTAGCTGGCAGCTACAGAAGATGCTGAGGCAGAAAGAATCATGTCTTCTCCAGCACAGAGACACCCAGGAAGATTTTACAGCTCAGCGTCTGTGTAAACAGACTCCAAAGGATGGATCCTGctgcaaaaca AACAATGTCATGATGTCGGTGCTGGAGCAGGAAGAAATGGAAAGACAGCTGGATAATGCCAAAACAGAACTGTTTGCTGAGCAGCGACGTGCAAGAGAAAAGCTGGAGTCCATGCAAGAG CAGAAATTGGAGGAGACTTGTGAAGAGCTCCAAAGGGCCACAGAAGCAGAGACGTCACTGAGAAACAGATGTGCTTGTTTGGAAGAAAAACAGATGCAGAAAAAGGGGCAGATTCag GCACTAGAGGCTCGAGTGAGTGGGCTGCAGGGTGAGGTGGGAGAACATAAGATCAGGGTGGTAACTCTGGAGAAAATGTTGGCCCACAAAGAGCTGCAGCTCCTAGATTTCCAGGAGCAATGTAGTGCCTTACAAGCAGAACGAGATGGACTGAAGGTGGAGCAACAGCACTTGAGAATGCAGCACCACAAAGCCCTGAAGCAAGTTGAAGAGCACGCCCACAGTATAATG ctaaaagaagaagaattcaTTAAGCTACAGAAATCTCTGCAACAGCAGAAGGAAGAGGTAAAGAAACATGAAGAGGAGTTGCGTGTAGAAGCATCGGAAAAG GTGTACAAAGCAgtgaaggaggagaggaggaagtgGGAGGCAGAAAAAATGGAAGCTCTGCAGGTGCAGCGTGGGATACTGGAAGAGCAGAATGAAAAGCTCCTGGAAAGTTTGAGGAGCGAAATGCAGAAAGAGAAGAGTAAAGCATTAGCTCTTCAACATCAGGTCATGGAACTAAAAACA AAACTGCAGGAGCTGGAAAAGGAAAACTGTACACAGTTGGCTGCAATTTGCAAGTCACTGAAAGAGGAGCACCAGGCTGAGCTACAGATGGCGCAG AGTCAGAGGACAGTTCTGCAGCTCGAGAAGGATGTCCAGCTGGCAGTTAAAGATGCAGACAGGCTCCGGGTGATGCTAGAAGAAAGGGAGAGCAGCCATAACCAAATCACAGCTGAGATGGAGCAGCAACACCAACACTGGACTGAGCAGCTAGCAGCAGAGTGCCAGCATCTCAGCCTGTTAGTGGAGCAAAGTGGAGCCAAACAAAGTGCTGGAAAACTACCTCCCAG TTTCACAGTAGCCGAGGCTTTTATGAACCTAAAAACACTACGAGAGCAGCTGAAGGATTTTATTAGCCAACTGCACCAAGAGCTAGACTCACAGAAACAAGCCAACGAGCAgctgagaaaagaaaag GAGCAAGAACTGAGCATCCAGAGGCAACAGCTGAGGCTGGAGAGAGATCAAGCTTTGAATTTTTTAAAGGAACAACTCATTCAG GAACACATTGAGGAGTTGAGCAGCTTAAAATGGGTTCACCTGAGTGATGGAGGAGTTCAAGGTGGAGGAGTGGCAGCATGTCTCTGCAAGCAGCTGAAGGCCAAAGACTCTGAGCTCAGGCAGGTTCAAAGGAGCATGGCTGAGTGGAAGGGACAGACCGCAGCTCGCCTGGCACGCAAGTTTGAAGAAGAGTTGACGGCTGAACTGGAAAG GAAGGCACCAAGACCACAAGATGTTAGGCAGAGGGAGCCTGAAAGACCTGAggaagaaatg TTTTCTTTTAAGGAATACCAGAAATCTCTCAgctctccctccctccaagCTCTGAACTCCCATCACAGCTCCTCAGACATGGCTTCCTTTAAGCTTATACGTTACCTCCAGAGCAAAGTGAAGCAGCTCCGTGCTGAAAATCAGGCCTACGGGTGGAGCTCACCTCCTCCCGATTTATCAGGATCCTATCTTGGAACG ATCCCTCAGAGTACAGACACAGATGGGAGTTAA